The proteins below are encoded in one region of Clostridium estertheticum:
- the addA gene encoding helicase-exonuclease AddAB subunit AddA produces the protein MIKNENEINEVKSDVTWTEDQQKAILTRDCNILVAAAAGSGKTAVLVERIIKIVTDEDRPTDIDKLLVVTFTNAAASEMRERIAAAISKELHNNPQSKLLQRQLTLLNKSSITTIHSFCLEVIRNNFHVVDLDPNFRIADGTEAVLLKQEALEELFEDRYIAIENENKSDDEDKTEENSSSDVPVTTRFPNLESNSFLNLVEAYSNNKEDLGLQGIVLSLYNFAMSSTDPNKWLIDSAENFNIKDGASFSDTPWAKVLMDDTKIELLGIEKVMVKALKNVEDNEAIILYNEVFKSDLAIIADLLSAANNCFENLATTFEELSFAKLPSIKACKDKEKQKVVQEIRNKVKKQLQELQKQVMNANSEASLEDIKELYPLMMELSQLVIDLQEKYREKKKERSIIDFNDFEHYCLNILMKKDEEGEVVLGNDGKPEPSSVAIGLRNKYEEILIDEYQDSNMVQETLLNIISREKIGSPNVFMVGDVKQSIYRFRQARPELFLAKYNSYSKDEGAKTRKITLYKNFRSRETVINAVNYIFKQIMCKNIGDLDYTDEEALNLGAHFDESVGQGVVGGPVELHLIEKEIKDPENDENEEESGGQVNTIEDDVKSEGQINTNEDETPTNIELEARIVAKRIKELMSRIDDQGNETEAFKVYDKNIKEYRDVDYKDIVILLRATSAWAPSFLEQLKLENIPVYADTGTGYFSTVEIQIIMSLLQIIDNPRQDIPMLAVLRSPIGGFTSEELVDIRIGQREVSFYEAMVNFVEFKDTLSEDKEDQSGDKKLEPGDKNCDLEDKQLDSVDKKLKRFLKKFNHFREICTYMPIDEFIWYLYTDTGYYGYIGAMPGGPQRQANLKVLFQRARQYEETSYKGLFNFINFINKLKVSSGDMGSAKTLGENENVVRIMSIHKSKGLEFPVVFLSGMGKNFNLMDINKSILFHYELGYGPDYVDPIRRISYPTVLKQALKKTIKIESLAEEMRVLYVALTRAKEKLIITGSIRNIDKNLSRMSSSLDESGEKLGEYEILKGKSYLDWIIPAVIRHVDGKPLRARIQIEDENLHLLSDPSSFIVRFWNREHIKKDEQLEEETLISAEERLSLLKGKSIYDKLLDDKLSEEELSSQKLSEDKLMADIEKRLGFVYKYEKSTKMPTVLTVTELKRKFNVELTESDSGNLYAPRLINKPKFLEEVKGLSPAEKGTAMHSVLQRLDLTKVTTSIEIEAQVQILLEKSLISKEEGKAVRIDKLVKLFKTLLGQRMIKAYSLNLLKREVPFHMEISSTDIDKSLPVEIYGDEQIMLQGIIDCYFEENGQIILVDYKTDFVKNGEVNSLIDKYKSQLDYYAKALEVTLGVEVKESYLYSFSTDEAVEVK, from the coding sequence ATGATAAAAAATGAAAACGAAATTAATGAAGTTAAATCAGATGTGACTTGGACAGAGGATCAGCAAAAAGCTATTTTAACAAGGGATTGCAATATTCTAGTAGCTGCAGCTGCGGGTTCAGGTAAAACGGCAGTACTAGTTGAGAGAATAATAAAAATAGTAACGGATGAGGACAGGCCTACAGATATAGATAAGCTTTTAGTAGTTACATTTACAAACGCTGCTGCATCCGAAATGAGGGAGAGAATAGCTGCTGCGATTTCGAAGGAACTTCACAATAATCCACAAAGTAAGTTACTTCAAAGACAATTAACATTATTAAATAAATCTAGCATTACAACTATTCACTCATTTTGTCTTGAGGTTATTCGTAACAATTTTCATGTGGTAGATTTAGACCCTAATTTTAGAATAGCAGATGGAACAGAAGCTGTATTACTTAAACAAGAAGCTTTAGAGGAACTATTTGAAGATAGGTATATAGCAATTGAGAATGAAAATAAGAGTGATGATGAAGATAAGACAGAAGAAAATAGTTCTTCGGACGTACCGGTAACCACTAGATTCCCAAATCTAGAATCCAATAGTTTCTTAAACTTGGTTGAAGCCTATAGTAACAATAAAGAGGATTTAGGTCTTCAAGGAATAGTTCTAAGCCTTTATAATTTTGCTATGAGCTCAACGGATCCAAATAAATGGCTAATAGATTCAGCTGAGAATTTTAATATTAAAGATGGGGCAAGCTTTAGCGATACCCCTTGGGCAAAAGTTTTAATGGATGATACTAAAATAGAATTACTAGGAATAGAAAAAGTAATGGTTAAAGCATTAAAAAATGTAGAAGACAATGAGGCTATAATTTTATATAATGAGGTATTTAAGTCGGATTTAGCTATAATTGCAGATCTTTTAAGTGCAGCGAATAACTGTTTTGAAAATTTGGCAACAACTTTTGAAGAGTTAAGTTTTGCAAAACTTCCTAGTATAAAGGCATGCAAGGACAAGGAAAAACAAAAAGTCGTTCAAGAGATAAGAAATAAGGTGAAAAAACAATTACAAGAACTGCAAAAGCAAGTAATGAATGCAAATTCAGAAGCTTCTTTAGAAGATATAAAAGAATTATATCCACTTATGATGGAATTATCTCAACTTGTTATAGATTTACAAGAAAAGTACAGAGAAAAGAAAAAGGAACGGTCAATTATTGATTTTAACGATTTTGAGCATTACTGCCTCAATATATTAATGAAAAAAGATGAGGAGGGGGAAGTGGTTTTAGGTAATGATGGGAAACCAGAACCTTCCTCAGTAGCAATAGGGCTAAGGAATAAATATGAAGAAATTCTGATAGATGAATATCAAGACAGTAACATGGTTCAGGAAACTTTACTTAATATAATTTCAAGAGAAAAAATTGGATCTCCAAATGTATTCATGGTGGGAGACGTTAAACAAAGTATATATAGATTCCGCCAAGCTAGGCCGGAGCTTTTTTTAGCAAAGTATAATAGTTATTCTAAAGACGAAGGTGCTAAAACAAGGAAAATAACTTTATACAAAAACTTCAGAAGTCGAGAGACAGTTATAAATGCTGTGAATTATATATTCAAACAAATAATGTGCAAAAATATTGGAGACCTTGATTATACAGATGAGGAAGCATTAAATCTAGGAGCTCACTTTGATGAATCAGTTGGGCAAGGAGTAGTAGGTGGGCCTGTGGAACTACATCTTATCGAAAAAGAAATTAAGGACCCAGAAAATGACGAAAATGAAGAGGAAAGTGGGGGCCAGGTAAACACAATTGAAGATGATGTTAAAAGTGAGGGACAGATAAACACAAATGAGGATGAAACCCCAACAAACATTGAACTTGAAGCAAGAATTGTGGCAAAAAGAATAAAAGAATTAATGTCGCGTATCGATGATCAAGGGAATGAAACCGAAGCTTTTAAAGTCTATGATAAAAATATTAAAGAATATAGGGATGTTGACTATAAGGATATTGTAATATTACTTCGTGCAACTTCAGCTTGGGCACCATCTTTCTTAGAGCAATTAAAGCTTGAGAATATACCAGTTTATGCAGATACAGGGACAGGCTATTTTAGCACCGTAGAAATACAAATAATTATGAGTCTTCTTCAAATTATAGATAACCCAAGGCAGGATATACCAATGCTTGCAGTACTGCGTTCCCCAATAGGAGGGTTTACCTCAGAGGAACTAGTTGATATAAGAATAGGGCAAAGAGAAGTAAGTTTTTACGAGGCAATGGTAAATTTCGTGGAATTTAAAGATACTTTGTCTGAGGATAAAGAAGACCAATCTGGGGATAAAAAATTAGAGCCTGGGGATAAAAATTGTGACCTAGAGGATAAACAGCTAGATTCTGTGGATAAAAAACTTAAAAGATTCCTAAAGAAATTTAATCACTTTAGAGAAATATGCACATATATGCCTATCGATGAGTTCATCTGGTATTTATACACGGACACAGGTTATTATGGTTATATAGGAGCCATGCCAGGAGGCCCTCAAAGACAAGCAAATTTAAAAGTGCTTTTCCAAAGGGCAAGGCAATATGAAGAGACAAGCTATAAGGGATTGTTTAATTTTATAAACTTTATAAATAAGCTAAAAGTAAGCAGTGGTGACATGGGTAGCGCTAAAACCTTAGGCGAGAATGAGAACGTAGTCAGAATAATGAGCATTCATAAAAGTAAAGGACTAGAATTCCCTGTAGTATTTCTAAGTGGAATGGGTAAAAACTTTAATTTAATGGATATAAATAAGAGTATATTATTTCATTATGAATTAGGTTATGGCCCAGATTATGTGGATCCAATTAGAAGAATTTCATATCCTACAGTACTAAAGCAAGCACTAAAAAAGACAATAAAAATAGAAAGCTTAGCCGAGGAAATGAGAGTATTATATGTAGCTTTAACAAGGGCAAAGGAAAAACTAATAATAACTGGCTCAATTAGAAATATAGATAAAAATCTATCTAGAATGAGTTCAAGCTTAGATGAGAGCGGTGAAAAGCTAGGGGAATATGAAATATTAAAAGGAAAAAGCTATTTAGATTGGATAATACCTGCAGTAATTAGGCATGTTGATGGAAAACCTCTCCGCGCGCGTATACAAATAGAGGATGAAAATTTACATCTCCTAAGTGATCCTTCAAGCTTCATTGTGCGTTTTTGGAATAGAGAACATATAAAGAAAGACGAGCAACTGGAAGAGGAAACTCTAATTAGTGCAGAGGAAAGGCTTAGTCTTCTTAAGGGAAAATCTATATATGATAAGTTATTAGATGATAAATTATCGGAGGAAGAATTATCATCCCAAAAATTATCCGAAGATAAATTAATGGCAGATATAGAAAAGAGATTAGGTTTTGTTTATAAATACGAGAAGTCTACAAAAATGCCTACAGTACTCACAGTAACGGAGCTTAAAAGGAAGTTTAACGTTGAGCTAACAGAATCGGATTCAGGCAATCTGTATGCGCCAAGACTTATAAACAAACCAAAATTCTTAGAAGAAGTAAAGGGCTTATCGCCAGCTGAAAAAGGAACTGCAATGCATTCAGTACTTCAAAGATTAGATCTAACTAAAGTGACAACATCAATTGAAATAGAAGCCCAAGTTCAAATTCTTCTAGAAAAATCTTTAATATCAAAAGAAGAGGGCAAGGCTGTCCGTATAGATAAATTAGTAAAGTTATTTAAAACTTTACTTGGTCAAAGAATGATAAAAGCATATAGTCTAAATCTCTTGAAAAGAGAGGTTCCATTCCATATGGAAATTAGTAGTACGGATATAGATAAAAGTCTTCCTGTAGAAATATATGGAGATGAGCAAATAATGCTTCAAGGGATAATAGATTGCTATTTTGAGGAAAATGGACAAATAATACTCGTGGATTATAAAACAGACTTCGTGAAAAATGGAGAGGTAAACTCACTAATTGACAAATATAAGTCACAGCTCGATTATTATGCAAAAGCACTGGAAGTTACACTGGGAGTAGAAGTTAAAGAGAGCTACCTATACTCGTTTAGCACGGATGAAGCAGTAGAAGTAAAATAA
- a CDS encoding exonuclease SbcCD subunit D, with the protein MRILHTSDWHLGKTLEQYSRLEEQEEFLKEFIEIVKDNDIDLVLIAGDIYDNGNPPAKAEKMFYSTISDITSSGKTAVLVIAGNHDNPERLVAASPLAYEHGVILLGEPKSIARQGVFGEFKTDNDYDFEIIESGEGYIELSIRGEKAVILTLPYPSEKRLNEVLSTELNDEDRQRSYSDRIGELFDDLSLKYRDDTINLVISHLYVMGGEESGSERSIQLGGSLSVSPTKFPKKAQYCALGHLHRPQKVPGTKGKIRYSGSPIQYSKSEINYSKGAYLVDVKAGADAEISNILFRNYKPIEIWKCDSTEEALEKCKFDGEKKIWVYLEIKTKEIISTENIKEMKRLRPDIVSIQPIIDEIEDSKELNESLREKSMEEMFKEYFVLAKGGLEPTSELMELFLSIALDEEETKDETGKS; encoded by the coding sequence ATGCGAATACTTCACACGTCGGATTGGCATTTAGGGAAGACATTAGAGCAGTATAGCAGGCTAGAGGAACAGGAAGAATTCCTAAAAGAATTCATAGAAATAGTTAAAGATAATGATATAGATTTAGTTCTTATAGCTGGAGATATATATGATAATGGTAACCCACCAGCAAAGGCAGAAAAAATGTTCTATAGTACTATTAGCGATATAACAAGTAGTGGTAAGACTGCGGTTCTTGTCATTGCAGGGAATCATGATAATCCGGAAAGATTAGTAGCTGCAAGCCCCCTTGCATATGAGCATGGAGTAATATTGCTCGGGGAACCTAAAAGCATAGCAAGGCAAGGTGTCTTTGGAGAATTTAAAACGGATAATGATTACGATTTTGAAATAATAGAAAGTGGCGAAGGATATATAGAGCTTAGCATAAGAGGAGAAAAGGCAGTTATATTAACGCTTCCTTATCCAAGCGAAAAAAGGCTGAACGAAGTTCTTTCAACTGAATTAAATGATGAGGATAGACAGAGAAGTTACTCAGATAGAATAGGAGAATTGTTTGATGATTTATCCCTTAAATATAGAGATGACACGATAAATCTAGTAATATCCCACCTATATGTTATGGGCGGAGAGGAGAGTGGGTCTGAGAGAAGTATACAACTAGGGGGAAGCCTCTCTGTATCTCCGACTAAGTTCCCAAAGAAAGCACAGTATTGCGCCCTAGGACATCTTCATAGGCCACAAAAGGTTCCAGGAACTAAGGGCAAAATAAGATATTCTGGTTCTCCAATCCAATATAGTAAAAGTGAAATAAACTATAGCAAGGGAGCATATCTTGTAGATGTTAAAGCAGGAGCAGACGCTGAAATATCAAATATATTGTTTAGAAACTATAAACCAATAGAAATATGGAAATGTGATAGCACCGAGGAAGCATTAGAGAAATGTAAGTTTGATGGCGAAAAAAAAATCTGGGTGTATCTTGAAATAAAGACTAAGGAAATAATAAGTACGGAGAACATAAAGGAAATGAAAAGATTAAGGCCAGACATAGTATCGATTCAGCCAATAATAGATGAAATTGAAGATTCTAAAGAATTAAATGAAAGCTTAAGGGAAAAATCCATGGAGGAAATGTTCAAAGAATATTTTGTGCTTGCAAAGGGTGGTCTTGAGCCAACAAGTGAGTTAATGGAATTGTTCTTAAGTATAGCATTAGATGAGGA